One window of the Polypterus senegalus isolate Bchr_013 chromosome 18, ASM1683550v1, whole genome shotgun sequence genome contains the following:
- the LOC120519102 gene encoding erythroid membrane-associated protein-like: MAHVIIHSVTPLSSSAENSQRVTNAEWRRICSSTADVTFDPETAHPLLIVSKDGKEVRLGDTQQRVTDNPKRFDYCINVLARKGIHLRETLLGSGGRGEDGLEFRSHQRVSRSRKGGIILNPYFGYWTVWLKNENKYTANIDHPVLLPLRVKPWTVGVFLDYDEGQVSFYNAQSRSHLYTFTDTLYPFFNPELNHGGKNAAPVHTLTPQHTDHSELIICQYLCLVRAAQSQWRLSLTFSPPNSKPP, from the exons ATGGCTCACGTGATTATTCACTCAGTAACACCGCTCTCTTCTTCTGCAGAAAACTCACAACGCGTCACAAATGCag aatggAGGAGAATATGCAGCTCAACAG CTGATGTCACTTTTGACCCTGAGACTGCACACCCGTTGCTCATTGTGTCCAAAGACGGGAAGGAAGTGAGACTTGGAGACACACAGCAGAGAGTGACGGACAATCCAAAGAGGTTTGACTACTGTATTAATGTCCTGGCCAGAAAAGGGATTCACCTCAGGGAGACACTACTGGGAAGTGGAGGTCGGGGAGAAGACGGCCTGGAATTTAGGAGTCATCAGAGAGTCAGCCGCAGCAGGAAGGGGGGGATTATATTGAATCCATATTTTGGATACTGGACTGTGTGGCTGAAGAATGAGAACAAGTACACAGCTAACATTGACCATCCTGTCCTCCTCCCCCTGAGAGTGAAGCCCTGGACAGTGGGGGTCTTTCTGGACTACGATGAAGGACAGGTCTCCTTTTACAATGCCCAGTCCCGCTCTCACCTGTACACCTTCACAGACACCCTCTATCCATTCTTCAATCCTGAACTTAATCATGGTGGTAAAAATGCGGCCCCTGTGCACACACTGACCCCTCAGCACACTGACCACTCTGAATTAATCATTTGTCAATATCTGTGTCTGGTCAGAGCAGCACAAAGCCAATGGAGACTTTCTTTAACATTCAGTCCACCAAACTCAAAGCCCCCCTGA